The proteins below are encoded in one region of Pseudophryne corroboree isolate aPseCor3 chromosome 8, aPseCor3.hap2, whole genome shotgun sequence:
- the GMFG gene encoding glia maturation factor gamma isoform X2: MMSDSLVVCDVDPELKDKLRRFRFRKETNNAAILMKIDKEKQLVILEQELEDISPDDLQNELPERQPRFLVYSYKYQHEDGRVSYPLCMIFSSPVGCKPEQQMMYAGSKNRLVQTAELTKKSTGNSNLWSGASHLA, encoded by the exons TCAGACTCACTGGTGGTTTGTGACGTGGACCCTGAGCTTAAGGACAAGCTGAGGAGATTTCGCTTTAGGAAGGAGACCAATAACGCTGCTATTCTGA TGAAGATAGACAAGGAGAAGCAGTTGGTGATCTTGGAGCAGGAGCTTGAG GATATTTCCCCTGATGACCTACAGAACGAGCTCCCAGAACGTCAGCCTAGAT TCCTAGTGTACAGTTATAAGTATCAGCATGAAGATGGCCGCGTCTCGTACCCACTCTGCATGATATTCTCCAGCCCAGTAG GATGCAAACCGGAACAGCAAATGATGTATGCTGGGAGCAAGAACAGGCTGGTGCAGACTGCGGAGCTCACAAAG AAatctactgggaatagtaacctgtggagcggagcgagccaccttgcctga